The Verrucomicrobiia bacterium sequence ATCGAAACCGGGCGGGAAGCTTTTCTTGTTCTGATAACTGCGCACCAGCAAACCCGCCCCAAGACACAACGCGGCCGCCATCGCCACCTGGCCGATCATAAGGAAGTTTCGCAAGCGATGCCGGCGAGCGCTTCCACCGCTGCCGATCCCGCCCGACTCCTTCAGGTCGGTCACCAGTTCGCCCCGGGTCGAACGCCAGGCGGGCAACCAGCCGACGACCAGCCCGGCGAGCCCCGCGAACAGCAAGGTTCCTGCGATCACCAGCGGACTGAATTCCACGCCGATCCCGTAGCGGGCCGTCAGCCGGGCAATCCACACCGACGACACGAGGCCGACGATTCCTCCCAGCAACGCCAGCAACACGCTTTCCCCGAGCAACTGGCGGACGATCCGGAATCGTCGTGCGCCCAGGGTGAAGCGGACGGCGAATTCATGGCGCCGCGAAAGCATGCGGGCGAGCAGGATGTTGGCGATGTTGAAGGCGGCGATCCCGAGGACAAAGACGGGGATCGCGATGCCGAAGACCTGCTCCGGTTCGAAGTGCACTTTCAGCCGCTTGTCCGCCCGCAGGGCCAGCACCGATGCTTCCGGGGTGGGCCAGCCACGGTTCTCCGCGTGCCTCCTTACCAGGGGCGACATGACGGCGGCCAGTTCGGCGTTCAGCCGGGCCGACGATATGCCGGCCCTGCCCCGGCCGACGACCTTGATGAAGCCGACCGCACTTCCGGCGGTTTCGAAATCCCGGGGCAGCCAGCCGTCGAGTCCGTAGAAGAGCCCGTTGCGATCGTAGCCCTTGGGCATGACCCCGATGATCGTAGCCGGCTTCTCGTTCAGGGAGACCGCCCGCCCGATGATCTCCGGATCGCCACTGAACTCCGCCTGCCAGCAACGATGCGAGATCAGGAGAAGATTCGCGGCGCCGGACCGGACCTCGTCGGCGGTGAACGCCCGGCCGAGGGCGGGCGCGACACCTGCAACCTCCAGGACCGACGGTGAGATATGTTGAATCGAGAGCGTCTTCGGCTCACCCACACCGGTCAGCACCTGGGAACCGTAGTTCCCCATCGCCCCGATGACCTCGAAGGACCGTAGAGCCGCCGCCGCCTCGATGAACTCCTCCACATGCAGTTGATCGCTGGGACCGTTCTTCGTCACCTTCCACAACCGCACCACGCGGTCCGGATCGGGAAACGGCATCCAGGCCGTGCGCTCATGTTGCAGCACAGCCATGACGAGACTCATGGAGCCGATCACCAGGCTGAGCGTGATCAGGATGATCAACGTGCCGCCCGGTCTCTTGAGCAGCGTTCGGAAGGCAAATCTGATGTTGCTCATGGTACCAGGCAGTCTTCCGTGATCCGTCGCCAGTCGTCGGAGGGCAGGCGTCGAACCCAGAGCAAGGAGTGTCCAAGGTCGAAGCCCGAGGCGGGAGTCCCTCCACCCTTTCGATGTTTCGTGTTCAATGTCGGATGTTCGATATTCATCTCACTCCGTTCTCAGCGCCTCCATGGGATCCAGTCGGGCCGCGCGGCGCGCGGGCAGCCAGCTGGCAAACATCGCCACGCCCAGCAGGACCAGAGATACGCCGGCAAACGTTGCCGGATCGGTCGGTTTGACCTCGTAAAGCATGCTGCCGGACATCGCCGACGACGCCGACAACCTCCCAGCCTTCGTCGATGTTGCCCGTGGCCACGTCGAGATGGATGCGCTGACCCAACGGATCCTGATTCGGGAAATGCTGACGGGCGAGGGCTTCGTTGATGATGACCACACGTGGCGAACCGACCTTGTCGCTCCACGCAAAAGGCCGGCCCTTGCGCAGTGGAATTCCCGCCGCCTGGAAATAGTCCGGCGTGCAAAAATCAAAGTCCACACCGTGGCCGGTCGGCGGTGCATCCGACCGGCCGGCAATCACGAAAGTCGTGTCCATCGACCCACCGCCAACCGGCCGCCTTCCGACCACCCCGGCCGCTTCGACGCCTGGGAGAGCGCCGATCCGTTCCAGCGCCCGCTCAAAAAAATCCGTCCGGCCCGCGGCGTCCGGATACCTTTTCTCCGGCAGAGTCACCTGCATCGTCAGGACGTTCCGTGGATTGATGCCTGGCGGAACGTGGGCGAGACGAACGAAGCTGTTCAGCAACAAGCCGGCGCCGACCAGTAGAACGAGGGAGAGCGCCACCTCGGCGATGATCAACCCGCTGCGCACACGGTTCCGTGGACCGGTGCCGGAAGTGCGTGCGCCCTCCTTGAGCATGTCGTTCAGATGGATCCGCGAGGTCTGAAGGGCGGGCACCAGACCGAACACCACCCCGGCGAGGAGGGAGATCAGCACCGAGAATCCCAGCACGCGGAGGTCCAGGCCCAGTTCCCCCGCGCGGGGCAGGTTCACGGCATTCAGGTGCTTGATCGCACCGACGGCCCAGAAGGCGATCAGCAGTCCGAGCAGGGCGCCGGTCAGGGACAACAGCACGCTCTCCGTCAGCAACTGCCGCACGATACGCCACCGGCCGGCGCCCAGCGCGGCCCGGACGGCCATTTCCTTCTGGCGTCCTGACGATCTGGCCAGCAGCAGGTTCGCGACGTTGCTGCAGGCAATCAGCAACACGCAACCCACGGCGCCGAACAACACGAGCAGCGTTGGCCTGGAGTCGCCCGTGATCTGTTCATGCAACGGCACGAGGGTCGCACCCCAGCCCTGCTTCCACGCCGGATACAGGGGACGGAGCTGGGCGGCCACCGCCGACAGTTCAGTTCCGGCCCGTTCCACGGTCTCGCCGGGTTTCAAGCGGCCAAAGACCTGGAGCCAGTGTGAGCCGCGCTGGTTGCTGTCATTCGGACGGACCGCCATCGGGACGATGAAATCTGCCGGCCCCCACGGCAGGACCATCGGGGCGAGGACGCCAATCACCGTGTGGCTCCGGCCATCGAGTTGGAGGGTGCGCCCCACCACGGACGCGTCGCCACCCAGGCGGCGCTGCCAGAATCCGTGACTCAGCACGACCACCTGGTCCTTGCCCGGCTGGTCCTCATCCGGCGCGAAGACGCGGCCCAGGAAGGGCCGTGCCCGAAGAATTCGGAGACCGCTGGCGGACATTCCCACGCCGCTGATCAGTTCGGGGCTTCCTTCGCCGGTGAGGTTCAACCTCCGGCTGTCCAGGAGCGACAGGTCTTCAAAGACATTGCCGTGCTCCCGCCAGTCGAGAAAGGCGCCCGGCGACGCCCAGTTCCGTTGACCGGGTCCGGGAGCCTCCCACACCTGCACCAACTTCCCCGGCTCTTCGAATGGCAGCGGTTTCAATAGCACCGAGTCCACGACACTGAACACGGCGGTCGTCGCGCCGATACCGAGCGCCAGAGTGAACACAGCCACCGCGGTGAAGCCGGGAGTCTTCAGCAACTGGCGGAAGGCGAACTTGAGATCATTCATCGGGGTTGGTCCATCTCGTTGGCGCCCCGGCAGGGTGGCGCTGACGCATGGTCGTCAAGGCGTCGGGAGGCGCTTGCACACCTGATGCCACGCGGTGGCGCCGGCGGAATCCACCTCGTTTTCAACGGGTTTTGGCGGCGGGCCTGCCGGGACGCGCTCCAGCCATTCTCGCGAGTGGGATTCTCCCGTCCCAAAGGCGGGACGCCCACGGAACGGAGGGCAGAACCCGGGGTCAGATCTGTGAATTTGACAAATCGGAGCCCGAGAATCGGCGGGGGTGGCAAATGTCAAATTCAGAGATCTGACCCCGGGGCTTCCGTACTACTGCTGGCGGCCCTCAACGCCTACGGGCCGAAGCGAGGGCAGGAATATCGGGAGCTGCCCCGATGGCGCCGCCGAGCCAGGCGACCGTCGTGTCAGGACTTGATCCATCTCCTGCGCAAGCAGTGGGCCGAGGAAAAGGGCTCGGAGAACAGGCGCGAGCAAATGATCATCACGGCCGCCGCCTGAGATTTCGCGGCGCCAGCGCCCGGGAAATGGCCAAACTCCAGGGGTCGTAAACGACCCATTGCGCGCGTGCCGACATCGTGACGCCGACCGTCACAGGCGCGAGTGTGATGAACTTCTTCATGATGTGCCTTTCGTTACGTTGTCGATGGACGGAGGCAACACGCCGCCAATCACGAGAAAGGATTTGCCACCAAGCGAAGAAGGCGCGGTGTATCACACTCACGACATTCCACTAAGTCCGCGGATGAAGGCGGCGCAGTTCATGAACATCCGCGAACTGAACGCATGCTGACTTTGGCAAATCAGGACGAGTCGTCTCCGATTCCTGATCCTCCTCCGTCTCCATGAACATGGCGTTTGGAGAACTTTCGGCGGGTTGATGGTGCGGATGGATTTTAACGCCATTTTAATGCACTCAACCTAGCTTTTGATTATGCGCCCCTTCCGTCGTCGTGGAAACTGGGGTCATGAACGGACGAGCATTCTGCGACCAACCGGCACACAGATCCGCGGTCAGCCCCATCATTAGGCGGCTGTCTGCCAACGAATAACCCGGAAATGACCATGGAAACCATCATTGTCGGCATCATCGCATTGCTCCTGTTTCTCTACCTGTTCGCGGCCATGATCCGGCCCGAAAAGTTCTGAGGATTTCGTATGACTCACAAAGCTTCTTCTCTCTTTGACTGGAACATCGTCGGTCCGGCGACTGCGGATGCGTTCAAAAAGCTCAACCCGCGATTGATGGTCAGGAATCCGGTGATGTTCGTCACGCTGGTCGGCGCGGTCCTGACGACCGTTGGAATCTTCACTTCACCGGGCGAACGCGGCTTCGTGGCGCATCTCGCGGTGTGGCTGTGGTTCACGGTTCTGTTCGCCAATTTCGCCGAAGCGGTGGCGGAAGGGCGCGGCAAGGCACAGGCCGCCACGCTGCGCAAGGCTCGGAAAGAAACGATGGCGCGGCGACTGAAGGACGGAAACGAAGCCCGTGTCCCGGCGACGGAGTTGCAGAAGGGCGACACGGTGGTTTGCGAAGCGGGCGATGTAATTCCCGCGGACGGCGAAGTGATTGAAGGCATCGCCAGCGTGGACGAAGCGGCGATCACGGGCGAGTCCGCTCCGGTCATCCGTGAAAGCGGTGGGGACCGCAGCGCCGTAACCGGCGGCACGCGCGTGATCAGCGACCGGATTGTCGTCCGCGTCACGATCGAGAAAGGCCACGGATTTCTCGACCGCATGATCGCGATGGTGGAGGGCGCGCAGCGGCAGAAAACGCCGAACGAGATCGCGCTCACCATTCTGCTCTCGGCGCTCACGCTGATCTTTCTTCTCGTCGCAGTGACCTTGAAACCGTTCGGACTTTTTGCCGGGACGGTGTTCAGCATGCCGGTGCTGGTCGCGCTGCTGGTCTGTTTGATTCCGACCACGATTGGCGCGCTACTGAGCGCGATTGGCATCAGCGGCATTGACCGGCTCATTCGGCGCAATGTCATGGCGACCAGCGGACGCGCGGTCGAGGCGGCAGGTGACGTGGATGTGTTGCTCCTGGACAAGACGGGAACGATCACGCTGGGCAATCGCATGGCGACGGCTTTCGTTCCCGCGCAAGGCGTCGTGGCGGTTAAGCTCGCGGACGCGGCACAGCTCGCATCGTTGGCGGACGAAACACCGGAGGGCCGCAGCATCGTCGTGCTGGCGAAGCAACAGTTCAAGCTGCGCGGTCGCGAAGTCGCCGAGCCACATGCGAAGTTCGTTCCCTTCACGGCGCAAACGCGCATGAGCGGGGTGGATTTTCTGGCGATGGACGGTCATCCGGCACGGACCATCCGCAAAGGAGCGGCGGACGCGATGCGCGCCTATGTGGATCAGCAAGGCGGCGCGTTTCCCTCCGGGGTCGGTCAGACGGTGGATGAAATCTCCCACCAAGGCGGCACTCCGCTCGTGGTCGTGGAAGGCAAACATGTCCTCGGTGTTGTCCAGCTCAAGGATGTGGTCAAAGGCGGGATCAAGGAACGCTTCGCGCAATTGCGCAAGATGGGCATTCGCACTGTGATGATCACGGGTGATAATCCGCGCACCGCCGCTGCCATTGCCGCCGAGGCAGGTGTGGACGACTTCATGGCGCAGGCCACACCCGAAGACAAACTCAAGCGCATCCGCTCCGAACAGGCCGCCGGCCATCTGGTCGCGATGACCGGCGACGGCACAAACGACGCGCCCGCCCTCGCGCAAGCCGACGTAGGCGTGGCGATGAACACCGGCACGCAAGCCGCGCGTGAGGCGGGCAACATGGTGGATCTGGACAGCAATCCGACGAAGCTCATGGAAGTCGTCGAAATCGGCAAACAACTCATCATGACGCGCGGCGCGCTGACGACGTTCAGTCTGGCCAACGACGTGGCGAAGTATTTCGCCATTCTGCCGGCGATGTTCGCCAGCCTCTACGCGGTCCAAGGCGCGCGCGGTCCGCTGTCCGCGATGGACATCATGCGACTGCATTCGCCGGAGTCGGCCATTTTAAGCGCCGTGATTTTCAACGCCCTCATCATCGTCGGGCTGATACCGCTCGCCTTGCGAGGCATTGCCTACCGGCCCATCGGCGCGGCGGCGATCCTGCGACGCAATCTGCTGATCTACGGCCTTGGTGGCATCATCGCACCGTTCCTTGGCATCAAACTGATCGACCTTGTGCTGGCCGCTTTGCACCTCGTCTGACCTGAAGGAAATCCCATGACTATTCTCTATTTGCTTTTCGGACTTTTCACCTTCGCGCTTCTGTTCGCTTTGACGGCTGTCGTCGAGGAATCAGAGCGGAGGGATTAACTCGCACGCTTTATGAATGCCATTCTTCTGATTGCACTGATTGTTGGGGGCACGGCCGTCCTGTCCTGGCCGCTGGGCCGCTACATGAAATGGGCGATGGACCCAAACGTGTCGAACGGAGTCGCGGGAAAGTTCGATCGGCTGTTTCATCTCTTTGGCGGACGCTGTACGGGCGAGCGGCTAAACTGGAAGCAATACATGGTCTCGATGATGGTCTTCAACGTGGTCATGTTCGTCGTGAGTTTCGCAATCATGGCGCTCCAACACCATCTGCCGCTCAATCCGGACGGACAGGAAGCCGTCGAGGGAAGCCTGATCTTCAACACCGCCGCCTCGTTTACCTCGAACACCAACCTGCAACACTATTCCGGCGAATCCACCTACAGCTACCTCTCGCAGCTTTTCGCGTTGATGTGGCTGCAGTTCGTTTCCGCCGCCACGGGCATCGCCGCTTTGACGGCGATGGCGCGCGGCCTGGCCGGACGCAAGGACATGGGCAACTTCTTGCTCGATGTGCAGCGCGCCACGTTTCTCGTTCTGCTACCGCTGGCCCTGATTGTCGCCACGCTCATGGTTCTGGGCGGAATGCCCATGACGCTGGCGGGGGCAGCACAGGCAACCACGCTGGAAGGCATCGAGCAGACGATTGCGCGTGGGCCGGTCGCGGCGTTTCTGGCGATCAAGCAACTCGGCACGAACGGCGGCGGTTTCTTCGGCCCGAACTGCACGCATCCGTTCGAGAACCCGACCTCCTGGACCAACACGCTGGCGATGATCTCCATCATCCTGGTTCCGATGGCGTGCGTGTGGATGTTCGGGCGCATCATCGGGCGGATGCGCCATGCGACGGTCGTGTTCAGCGTAATGCTCGTCTTCTTGCTGGTGAAAATCGCGGGCTCGGTTTGGTTTGAGCAGGCGCCGACGCAGGCGTTTACCGGCCTGCCGATCGAGCAGAACGTTGGCAATCTTGAAGGCAAGGAACTGCGCTTTGGCGCGCCGCAGGGCAGCGGCCCACTGTGGAGCGTGTTGACGACTTCCACGAGCAACGGATCCGTGGGGGCAATGCATGACAGCCTCAATCCCCTGACCGGCCTCATGCCGATGATCGGCATGTGGCTGAACGCGACCTTCGGCGGCGTAGGCGTCGGCATGATCAACATGTTCATCTACATCGTCCTCGCCGTGTTTGTTGCGGGGATGATGGTGGGGCGCACGCCGGAGTATTTGAGTCGGCGCATCGAGGCGCGCGAAGTGAAGCTGGCCGTCATCGCGCTCTTCGCGCATGCGTTCTTCATTCTCGGCGGAACGGCCATCTTCGCCGCGACGCCGTGGGGGCAGGAGACGTTGAACAACACCGGAGCGCACGGCTTCAGCGAAATCCTCTACGAGTTCAGTTCCGCGTCGGCGAACAACGGATCAGGTTTCGAGGGCTTGGGTGACAACACCGTGCCGTGGAACGTGGCCACGGGCATCGTCATGCTCCTGGCGCGATTCATTCCGATCATCCTGCCGTTGGCGATTGCCGGTTCGCTGGCTGCGAAGAAGCCTACAGCGCAATCGTCCGGCACGCTGGGCGTGGAAGACGGCACGTTCGGCGTGATGCTGGGGGCGACCATCGTCTTCATCGGCGCGCTGACATTTTTCCCGGTCGCTGCGCTCGGACCGATTGCCGAACACCTGCAATTCATGAGGTAATTATGAAATCACTCATCTCCAGCCTTCGACTCGTCATTGTGACGATGCTCATTTGCGTGGCGGGCTACACCGCCATCATCCTGGCCGTCGGCCAGATCGCCACCCCCGATACCGCCAACGGCCATCTGATCACGGATAGCGATGGCAAGATCATCGGCAGCCGGTTGATCGCTCAAAAGTTCGAGCAGCCGCACTACTTCTGGCCGCGGCCCTCGGCTGCGGGCGAAGACGGTTACGACGCGACCAGCGCCGCCGGAAGCAACAAGTCGCCGACCAGCGGCGATCTGACGGAGCGCGCCAGACAACTGATTGAGCGATACGACGCGTCCGCTGAAAAGCCTCTGCCGCCCGAACTCGCCGCAGCGTCCGGGGGCGGCCTGGATCCGCATATCACCGAGCACGCGGCGCGTTATCAGGCTGAACGGGTGGCGAAGGCGCGCAACGTCTCCGTGTCAGAAATCGAAACGCTCATCGGGCAGCACGCCTTCGCTCCGGGCGGCGCGCTCACCACCGGCCGCATCGTCAACGTGCTGGAATTGAATCTGGCGCTGGATTCCATACCGTGACGTTGTGAGCGACGGCGGCCGACCCAATCCCGATGCGTTGCTCAGTTCGATTCAACGCGAGGAAGCCGCGAAGAAGCGAGGGCGACTGAAGATTTTCCTCGGGATGTGTCCCGGTGTGGGGAAGACCTACGCCATGCTCGAAGCCGCGCGTCGCGAACAGGCCGCCGGACGGGATGTGGTAATCGGTTACGTCGAAACGCATGGACGCAGGGAGACGGACGCACTGACCGAAGGGCTGCCCGCCGTTGCGCGCACGACATCGGAGTATCGCGGCGTCACACTGACGGAGATGGACCTGGACGCGGTGCTCGCCCGGAAGCCGCGACTGGCGCTGGTGGACGAGTTCGCCCACTCCAACGCGCCTGGCTCGCGGCATCCCAAGCGTTATCAGGACATTCTCGAGCTGCTGGATGCGGGTATCGACGTTTTCACCACTCTCAACATCCAGCACGTGGAAAGCCGCGCCGAGGCGGTGCGCCAGATTGCCGGGGTCACCATCCAGGAAACCGTGCCGGACACGGCACTAGACGGCGCGGAACTGGAACTGGTGGATCTGCCTCCGGACGAACTACGCGCCCGGCTGGCGGAGGGAAGGGTGTATGTCCCCGAACGCATCTGCGCGGCGCAGGACAATTTCTTTCGACCCGGCAATCTGGCTGCGTTGCGCGAACTCGCCCTGCGTCTCGCGGCCGAACAGGTCGGGCAGGATGTCCTCGAATATCGCCAGAAGCTCGGCATCAGCGGCCCTTGGAAATCGGGTCAGCGATTGCTGGTTGGCGCGAGTTCAAGTCCAACGTCGGCGTCCCTCTTGCGCTGGACACGAAGACTGGCCGGGGAATTGCACGCCCCGTGGCTGGCCGTGTATGTCGAGTTGACCCGCCCCTTGTCGGAACAGGATCGGACGCGGCTCGCCCGGCATCTCGCATTGGCGAGGGAACTGGGCGCTCAAGTCATCACAACAACCGACGACGATGTGGTTCGGGGAATTCTGCGCGTGGCCCGCGAGCAGAATGCCACGCAACTAGTCGTGGGCAAACCCGCTGGTTGGCGCGTCGTTGAGCTTTTTCGCGGCCGATCGATGCTCAATCGTCTCATCCGTGAAAGCGGCCACATTGATGTTCACGTCGTGCGTGTCGAGGGCGAGGAAGCTCCGTTGCGCAAGCCGCCGATGCCGCGTTTCAGAGTCAGCGATCCGCGTGCCTACGCCGTTGTGGCAGGAGTGGTCGCGCTGCTCACAGTCGCCAACCTCGTCCTTCAGCGGTGGATTGGCTATGTGCCATTGTCCTTGGTCTATCTCCTGAGCGTTATCGTGCTGGGAGTTTTTGTCGGACGTGGCCCAACTCTCGCCGCCGCAACCCTCACGGCGCTTTCGTGGAACTTCTTCTTCACTGAACCGCATTTTACACTCCGCATCAAGAGTGCCGCCGACACGATGATCTTCCTGGCCTACTTTGTGGGCGCGCTGGCGATGGGACATCTGACCGCCAGGTTGCGCGCGCAACAGGAGGCGGAACGGCGGCGCGAACAGCGCGCCACGGCGCTCTATCTCCTGATCCGCGAGCTGGCCAGGGCGTCTGATTTTCCGGACCTATTGGCCGTCGCGGTGCGCGAGGTCGGGAAAGCTTTTGGTGCTGATGTCGCCATCTCGATGCCTGAAGAGGCGGAGGCCGCTGCGGTGACACCTTACTTTGCGAGTACCTGGACCATGTCAGAGAAGGAGCAAGGCGCGGCGGCGTGGGCGTTTCGCAATCGCCAACCCTCTGGTCGCGGCACGGACACATTGCCTGCGGCGGATGGGCTGCATGTGCCGCTGCTTGCGGGTGAACGCGCGGTCGGCGTGTTGAGTTTGCGGTTTCGCGATGCGGCACCGCTTTCCCCGGCACAGCGGGATCTGCTGGATGCCTTCACGCCGCAGATCGCCCTGGTGCTGGACCGGCAACGGTTGCGAGATGAGGAACACAAGGCAGAGTTGCTGGCGCAGTCCGAACGGCTCGGCAAGACGCTCTTGAATTCAGTCTCCCACGAGCTGCGCACGCCGCTGGCTGCCATCAGCACGGTGGCCAGTGGCCTGCCCAATGCCGGACCGCTCACCTCAGCGCAGCAGATACTCGCCGGGGAACTGAACGAAGCATCGGCGCGATTGAATCGGCTCGTGCGCAATTTGCTGGACCTGTCCCGCCTCGAAGCAGGCCATCTGCAACCGAACCTTGACTGGCACGATGCGCGTGATGTGGTGAACGCGGCCATCCAGAATCTTGGGAACACACTCTTCGGTCACACACTTCGAATAGAGATCGCCCCGGACCTGCCGCTTGTGAAATTGGATGCCGCGCTGACGGAACAGATTCTCGGCAACCTGCTCAGCAATGCGGTGGCTTACACGCCGCCCGGCACAGCAATTGAGA is a genomic window containing:
- the kdpA gene encoding potassium-transporting ATPase subunit A, which gives rise to MNAILLIALIVGGTAVLSWPLGRYMKWAMDPNVSNGVAGKFDRLFHLFGGRCTGERLNWKQYMVSMMVFNVVMFVVSFAIMALQHHLPLNPDGQEAVEGSLIFNTAASFTSNTNLQHYSGESTYSYLSQLFALMWLQFVSAATGIAALTAMARGLAGRKDMGNFLLDVQRATFLVLLPLALIVATLMVLGGMPMTLAGAAQATTLEGIEQTIARGPVAAFLAIKQLGTNGGGFFGPNCTHPFENPTSWTNTLAMISIILVPMACVWMFGRIIGRMRHATVVFSVMLVFLLVKIAGSVWFEQAPTQAFTGLPIEQNVGNLEGKELRFGAPQGSGPLWSVLTTSTSNGSVGAMHDSLNPLTGLMPMIGMWLNATFGGVGVGMINMFIYIVLAVFVAGMMVGRTPEYLSRRIEAREVKLAVIALFAHAFFILGGTAIFAATPWGQETLNNTGAHGFSEILYEFSSASANNGSGFEGLGDNTVPWNVATGIVMLLARFIPIILPLAIAGSLAAKKPTAQSSGTLGVEDGTFGVMLGATIVFIGALTFFPVAALGPIAEHLQFMR
- the kdpF gene encoding K(+)-transporting ATPase subunit F; the protein is METIIVGIIALLLFLYLFAAMIRPEKF
- a CDS encoding ABC transporter permease, translating into MNDLKFAFRQLLKTPGFTAVAVFTLALGIGATTAVFSVVDSVLLKPLPFEEPGKLVQVWEAPGPGQRNWASPGAFLDWREHGNVFEDLSLLDSRRLNLTGEGSPELISGVGMSASGLRILRARPFLGRVFAPDEDQPGKDQVVVLSHGFWQRRLGGDASVVGRTLQLDGRSHTVIGVLAPMVLPWGPADFIVPMAVRPNDSNQRGSHWLQVFGRLKPGETVERAGTELSAVAAQLRPLYPAWKQGWGATLVPLHEQITGDSRPTLLVLFGAVGCVLLIACSNVANLLLARSSGRQKEMAVRAALGAGRWRIVRQLLTESVLLSLTGALLGLLIAFWAVGAIKHLNAVNLPRAGELGLDLRVLGFSVLISLLAGVVFGLVPALQTSRIHLNDMLKEGARTSGTGPRNRVRSGLIIAEVALSLVLLVGAGLLLNSFVRLAHVPPGINPRNVLTMQVTLPEKRYPDAAGRTDFFERALERIGALPGVEAAGVVGRRPVGGGSMDTTFVIAGRSDAPPTGHGVDFDFCTPDYFQAAGIPLRKGRPFAWSDKVGSPRVVIINEALARQHFPNQDPLGQRIHLDVATGNIDEGWEVVGVVGDVRQHALRGQTDRSGNVCRRISGPAGRGDVCQLAARAPRGPTGSHGGAENGVR
- a CDS encoding sensor histidine kinase KdpD codes for the protein MSDGGRPNPDALLSSIQREEAAKKRGRLKIFLGMCPGVGKTYAMLEAARREQAAGRDVVIGYVETHGRRETDALTEGLPAVARTTSEYRGVTLTEMDLDAVLARKPRLALVDEFAHSNAPGSRHPKRYQDILELLDAGIDVFTTLNIQHVESRAEAVRQIAGVTIQETVPDTALDGAELELVDLPPDELRARLAEGRVYVPERICAAQDNFFRPGNLAALRELALRLAAEQVGQDVLEYRQKLGISGPWKSGQRLLVGASSSPTSASLLRWTRRLAGELHAPWLAVYVELTRPLSEQDRTRLARHLALARELGAQVITTTDDDVVRGILRVAREQNATQLVVGKPAGWRVVELFRGRSMLNRLIRESGHIDVHVVRVEGEEAPLRKPPMPRFRVSDPRAYAVVAGVVALLTVANLVLQRWIGYVPLSLVYLLSVIVLGVFVGRGPTLAAATLTALSWNFFFTEPHFTLRIKSAADTMIFLAYFVGALAMGHLTARLRAQQEAERRREQRATALYLLIRELARASDFPDLLAVAVREVGKAFGADVAISMPEEAEAAAVTPYFASTWTMSEKEQGAAAWAFRNRQPSGRGTDTLPAADGLHVPLLAGERAVGVLSLRFRDAAPLSPAQRDLLDAFTPQIALVLDRQRLRDEEHKAELLAQSERLGKTLLNSVSHELRTPLAAISTVASGLPNAGPLTSAQQILAGELNEASARLNRLVRNLLDLSRLEAGHLQPNLDWHDARDVVNAAIQNLGNTLFGHTLRIEIAPDLPLVKLDAALTEQILGNLLSNAVAYTPPGTAIEISARAEAARFVVEVADRGPGLPPGDPVKWFDRFQRGPDATPGGTGIGLSLVKGFAEAQGGTVAAANRSGGGAVFTVRLPLAKMPPVPQEKE
- the kdpB gene encoding potassium-transporting ATPase subunit KdpB, giving the protein MTHKASSLFDWNIVGPATADAFKKLNPRLMVRNPVMFVTLVGAVLTTVGIFTSPGERGFVAHLAVWLWFTVLFANFAEAVAEGRGKAQAATLRKARKETMARRLKDGNEARVPATELQKGDTVVCEAGDVIPADGEVIEGIASVDEAAITGESAPVIRESGGDRSAVTGGTRVISDRIVVRVTIEKGHGFLDRMIAMVEGAQRQKTPNEIALTILLSALTLIFLLVAVTLKPFGLFAGTVFSMPVLVALLVCLIPTTIGALLSAIGISGIDRLIRRNVMATSGRAVEAAGDVDVLLLDKTGTITLGNRMATAFVPAQGVVAVKLADAAQLASLADETPEGRSIVVLAKQQFKLRGREVAEPHAKFVPFTAQTRMSGVDFLAMDGHPARTIRKGAADAMRAYVDQQGGAFPSGVGQTVDEISHQGGTPLVVVEGKHVLGVVQLKDVVKGGIKERFAQLRKMGIRTVMITGDNPRTAAAIAAEAGVDDFMAQATPEDKLKRIRSEQAAGHLVAMTGDGTNDAPALAQADVGVAMNTGTQAAREAGNMVDLDSNPTKLMEVVEIGKQLIMTRGALTTFSLANDVAKYFAILPAMFASLYAVQGARGPLSAMDIMRLHSPESAILSAVIFNALIIVGLIPLALRGIAYRPIGAAAILRRNLLIYGLGGIIAPFLGIKLIDLVLAALHLV
- the kdpC gene encoding K(+)-transporting ATPase subunit C encodes the protein MKSLISSLRLVIVTMLICVAGYTAIILAVGQIATPDTANGHLITDSDGKIIGSRLIAQKFEQPHYFWPRPSAAGEDGYDATSAAGSNKSPTSGDLTERARQLIERYDASAEKPLPPELAAASGGGLDPHITEHAARYQAERVAKARNVSVSEIETLIGQHAFAPGGALTTGRIVNVLELNLALDSIP
- a CDS encoding ABC transporter permease translates to MSNIRFAFRTLLKRPGGTLIILITLSLVIGSMSLVMAVLQHERTAWMPFPDPDRVVRLWKVTKNGPSDQLHVEEFIEAAAALRSFEVIGAMGNYGSQVLTGVGEPKTLSIQHISPSVLEVAGVAPALGRAFTADEVRSGAANLLLISHRCWQAEFSGDPEIIGRAVSLNEKPATIIGVMPKGYDRNGLFYGLDGWLPRDFETAGSAVGFIKVVGRGRAGISSARLNAELAAVMSPLVRRHAENRGWPTPEASVLALRADKRLKVHFEPEQVFGIAIPVFVLGIAAFNIANILLARMLSRRHEFAVRFTLGARRFRIVRQLLGESVLLALLGGIVGLVSSVWIARLTARYGIGVEFSPLVIAGTLLFAGLAGLVVGWLPAWRSTRGELVTDLKESGGIGSGGSARRHRLRNFLMIGQVAMAAALCLGAGLLVRSYQNKKSFPPGFDVSRFLTVHSSLNDRIYPTPESRQLYVGQAMERIAGVPGVGEVSLTSDRVLMRYPFPSGFRFEGQDNGQEGQWVRLTVASPNHLSHVNVPIVRGRPLGSADRRGSPPVLLVSESFVRSYSPNEDPIGRRVGIDVEAGRSWLEIVGVVPDRRNLGYEEHLGPEAYLSADQFFPHWSGVAFVVECRGDPTTLRQPIREAVQAGDPNVPVTHPRSVRAELDEAIGRSLLETRAIALIAIFGLIMAMLGIYGVVSYSVTERTYELGVRMALGADRGEILRLVVRQGLRYAGTGLAIGLVLGGLTTLGLRRMLFGIGVLDWVSYAAVCALFVLTALLASWFPARRASNVEPLRALRHE